A single genomic interval of Daucus carota subsp. sativus chromosome 1, DH1 v3.0, whole genome shotgun sequence harbors:
- the LOC108213080 gene encoding uncharacterized protein LOC108213080: MQFGGISSSSLHLKLPLLVCESRPHSSFQNSTHINGGGGGGEDDNLTCCLPKHVKLITSPSNPFVKHCLKLRQNSSYRHLHASVLVVGSTPIREICLFQKSLQERPTAIDCVLILDKADVSVELEDYGTRIIRVSSTVMRKLSGMQSTESIEAIALMRIPSTFHSADENLNVENFLSWFPSPHRVLVLDGIQDPGNLGTLLRSAMAFGWGGVFLLPGCCDPFNDKALRASRGASFQLPIVSGDWVHLEALKDALQMKILAGHPADNDKQKSVTLLSRMFADSLADTKICLVLGSEGSGLSEKSRQEAELVAIPMTGEFESLNVSVAGGILLYMLQPANHV, from the exons ATGCAATTTGGTGGCATATCATCTTCTTCTCTTCATCTAAAACTCCCACTATTAGTTTGTGAGAGCAGACCACACAGTAGTTTTCAAAATTCCACTCATATTAATGGCGGCGGCGGAGGGGGTGAAGATGATAATTTGACATGTTGTTTGCCCAAGCATGTGAAGTTAATTACGAGCCCATCCAACCCATTTGTCAAACACTGCCTTAAGCTTCGACAGAACTCTTCTTATCGCCATCTTCATGCTTCTGTTCTTGTAGTTGGCTCTACTCCCATCAG GGAAATATGCTTGTTTCAAAAGTCATTGCAAGAGAGACCTACGGCCATTGATTGCGTACTCATACTTGATAAAGCTGATGTTTCTGTAGAATTAGAGGATTATGGTACTCGTATCATTCGTGTAAGTTCCACAGTAATGAGAAAATTATCCGGAATGCAATCAACTGAATCTATTGAAGCAATTGCTTTAATGAGGATTCCTTCCACATTTCACTCTGCAGATGAAAATCTGAATGTGGAAAATTTTCTCAGCTGGTTTCCATCCCCGCACCGAGTATTAGTTCTTGATGGGATTCAG GACCCGGGGAATCTTGGCACTTTACTTAGATCAGCCATGGCGTTTGGATGG GGTGGTGTCTTTCTACTTCCTGGCTGTTGTGATCCTTTCAATGATAAAGCACTTCGAGCTAGCCGGGGAGCCTCATTTCAGCTTCCTATTGTTTCTGGAGACTGGGTTCATCTAGAAGCTCTCAAAGATGCACTTCAAATGAAGATTCTGGCAGGACATCCTGCAGATAATGATAAACAAAAGTCTGTGACACTGCTTTCTCGTATGTTTGCTGATTCCTTGGCAGATACAAAAATTTGCTTGGTTTTGGGAAGCGAAGGTAGTGGTCTTTCGGAGAAAAGTAGGCAAGAAGCTGAGCTTGTTGCCATCCCAATGACTGGAGAGTTCGAGTCTCTTAACGTTTCAGTTGCTGGTGGGATCTTGTTGTATATGTTACAGCCTGCAAACCATGTATGA